Proteins from one Fragaria vesca subsp. vesca linkage group LG6, FraVesHawaii_1.0, whole genome shotgun sequence genomic window:
- the LOC101307805 gene encoding uncharacterized protein LOC101307805, with protein sequence MGLGSGEEAVVEESDGVGGDSGGGGCGGKSYGGSVSCSICLEVVADNGDRSWAKLQCGHQFHLDCIGSAFNIKGAMQCPNCRKIEKGQWLYANGCRSIPEFSMDDWNHDEDLYDLSYSEMSFGVHWCPFGSLARLPSSFEEGEFSPTSYHDLLGQHAIFAEHTAVSSAGHPCPYIAYFGPVHPSSSNSSGSISEASNFNHHWTGTTLPSELPSSYAFPAMDLHYPSWDHHSPPFSTNSNHIGGVDQTPIPSVTQRSARPSSEIPRSGSFMHPFLVGHSSSARAGSSVMSSMIPPYPGSNARARDRVQALQAYYQQQQPSNSPTMRTPMISGARRTSNQRGLPQVGPVASSSDQNGGFYFYPSGSSGRNYQEAENPLSTRFHAWERDHLPSFSMNQVDRDPGWAALHHAGSGSESTGIRGNGLRRHGSERTSSQNRS encoded by the exons ATGGGTCTGGGCAGCGGTGAGGAGGCTGTGGTGGAAGAAAGCGATGGTGTCGGTGGCGATAGTGGTGGTGGTGGTTGTGGAGGCAAGTCGTACGGTGGCTCTGTGTCGTGCTCGATTTGTCTTGAAGTCGTCGCCGATAATGGGGATAGATCTTGGGCCAAGCTGCAATGTGGCCATCAATTTCATCTAG ATTGTATTGGTTCGGCGTTTAATATAAAGGGTGCAATGCAATGCCCTAATTGTCGGAAGATCGAGAAAGGTCAATGGCTTTATGCAAATGGCTGCCGTTCAATTCCGGAATTTAGCATGGATGACTGGAACCATGATGAAGATCTGTATGATCTAAGTTACTCCGAGATG TCCTTTGGTGTTCACTGGTGTCCATTTGGTAGCCTAGCTCGACTTCCTTCGTCATTTGA GGAAGGAGAGTTCTCACCCACTTCAT ATCATGATTTACTTGGACAACATGCCATCTTTGCTGAGCATACAGCTGTATCATCTGCTGGTCATCCTTGCCCGTATATTGCTTACTTTGGACCAGTTCACCCCTCATCCTCTAATTCTAGTGGCAGTATTTCAGAAGCTTCCAACTTTAACCATCATTGGACGGGCACAACTTTACCTAGTGAACTACCAAGCTCCTATGCTTTTCCTGCCATGGACCTTCATTACCCCAGTTGGGATCATCATTCCCCTCCATTCTCTACAAACAGCAATCATATTGGTGGAGTTGACCAAACGCCAATCCCATCTGTGACTCAAAGATCTGCTAGGCCAAGTTCGGAGATACCAAGATCAGGATCTTTCATGCATCCATTTCTTGTTGGTCACAG TTCTAGTGCGAGAGCCGGCAGCTCAGTCATGTCTTCAATGATTCCTCCTTATCCAGGCAGCAATGCTCGGGCTCGCGACAGAGTCCAAGCTCTTCAGGCATACTATCAACAGCAACAACCTAGTAATTCCCCAACCATGCGCACACCCATGATTTCAGGAGCCCGAAGAACAAGCAATCAAAGAGGTTTGCCTCAAGTAGGGCCAGTGGCTTCATCATCAGATCAGAATGGTGGTTTCTATTTTTACCCTTCTGGTTCATCAGGCCGTAACTACCAAGAAGCTGAAAATCCTTTATCTACTCGTTTTCATGCATGGGAAAGAGATCACCTGCCTTCATTCTCGATGAATCAGGTTGACCGTGATCCTGGTTGGGCTGCTCTTCACCATGCTGGAAG
- the LOC101312368 gene encoding putative F-box protein At2g02030-like: MRLRMGELSKLPQEMKVQILSRLPPKSLMRFKCVRRSWRALISSSNFAAKQVSASKDNKLSSTATILFKRYVLDLSTERRDIVLSLLDLCNDDINRVDDDDNLKIPLEDLHVPLSMGLKRRDIWTGIECIELACHCNGIICLTDYRKRVVLCNPAIKEFNRLPVSSLALSAVEHKPQGSSTAAVGFGCDLKCEEYKIVRVLYTAREFHDNDIVIHPPRAEVYSLATKCWKEIKVGDLDNGSKNVWPDSTVSICFKGYLYWRGHEDEKEYFDVPLSYTDEDANSGGEETPTFFYEDKERIISFDIESETFHVMRFPNGYYYYHKVFGLWKDSIAVGLSWCADYQCVHIWVLDSNGGAEGSWINCFAIEPTVYIEFQLAFVGTRGQSILVAVDKSVVVLYDYITKKVKYLPVNGVSLWSTQALFYEYSVVSVKGCTDCSDRNLIQEA, from the coding sequence ATGAGGTTGAGAATGGGAGAACTTTCGAAACTACCACAAGAGATGAAGGTCCAAATCCTGTCAAGGCTGCCTCCAAAATCTCTTATGCGATTCAAATGCGTCCGTAGATCATGGCGTGCTTTGATCAGTAGCTCCAACTTCGCAGCCAAACAGGTCTCAGCTTCAAAGGACAACAAGCTCTCCTCCACCGCTACCATTCTCTTCAAACGTTATGTTCTTGACCTCAGCACTGAAAGGAGGGATATTGTTTTATCATTGTTGGATCTTTGCAATGATGATATTAATCGTGTCGATGATGACGACAACCTTAAGATTCCATTGGAGGACCTCCATGTTCCACTGTCCATGGGTCTAAAAAGGAGGGACATATGGACCGGGATCGAGTGTATAGAACTTGCATGTCACTGCAATGGGATCATTTGCTTAACTGATTACAGAAAAAGAGTTGTTTTATGCAATCCAGCCATCAAGGAATTCAACCGGCTCCCGGTCTCAAGTCTTGCTCTCTCTGCCGTTGAACATAAACCGCAAGGCTCATCCACAGCTGCAGTGGGATTTGGATGTGACCTCAAATGTGAAGAATACAAAATTGTTCGGGTTTTATATACGGCGCGGGAGTTTCATGACAATGACATTGTCATACATCCTCCTAGAGCAGAAGTATACAGCCTTGCTACAAAGTGTTGGAAAGAAATCAAGGTTGGTGATCTTGACAATGGAAGTAAAAATGTTTGGCCCGATTCAACTGTCTCCATATGTTTTAAAGGATATCTATATTGGCGTGGACATGAAGATGAGAAGGAATATTTTGATGTTCCACTTTCCTATACAGACGAGGACGCCAATTCAGGAGGAGAGGAAACTCCAACTTTCTTCTACGAGGACAAAGAGAGGATCATTTCTTTTGACATAGAAAGTGAGACATTTCATGTCATGAGATTTCCAAATGGTTATTATTACTATCACAAGGTTTTTGGGTTGTGGAAGGACTCCATTGCTGTAGGTCTTAGTTGGTGTGCTGACTATCAGTGCGTACACATATGGGTGCTGGATAGCAATGGTGGTGCTGAGGGATCGTGGATAAACTGCTTTGCTATTGAGCCAACTGTGTATATTGAGTTTCAATTGGCATTTGTTGGGACGAGAGGGCAATCTATTTTGGTTGCCGTGGATAAAAGTGTAGTAGTCTTGTATGACTACATTACCAAAAAAGTGAAGTATCTTCCTGTTAATGGAGTGTCTCTCTGGAGCACTCAAGCTCTTTTTTACGAGTATAGTGTAGTTTCAGTTAAGGGATGCACTGATTGTAGCGATAGAAACCTTATTCAGGAAGCTTGA